A single genomic interval of Mycobacteriales bacterium harbors:
- a CDS encoding tetratricopeptide repeat protein has product MAIFHEAALGMRRVARAGLTLAVLAAIIPLSGGCQPKDSPGGGGRSGGYAVGGPACPRPQAAIGVQPQFNAQEQEIRALRRQGFQGDFFAQIDLARRYSGRDAQEKNLADPVESAVWYEMALSNPDGYAPIVAGVDPKKGSRGGAGNKLNDCRAAERRGAYLALDRMLDRMSSDERQQVRDRVIYVLSSQGAAGFRTLARLHDAAFGPFGDPSDGSPVDARDLNQVKPPAAATLFTRNDVDVYLYNYLAAQDGDVAGYVMLKDFERSSAERASLGSDAEAKARRWVPPYEFYPPQAPDSGVPHSDEAATLGEAEGVALARIDELPFQHVGAALAYLQVIPQPVGSLSQISPGDVQTFQAMLGRPTTGVFTPQEKVRAIQYAAVNGSSRSQLALAVMYAEGVGVARDYARAFHWFAEADRQGSAEAKYAMSTYFSLGVSGVADQDKAAAVSYQIDAALAGFKPSAQRLREVLAQVARTPRRPTEGTYR; this is encoded by the coding sequence ATGGCCATTTTCCATGAAGCAGCCCTCGGCATGCGTCGCGTCGCCCGGGCGGGCCTGACCTTAGCGGTCCTGGCCGCCATCATCCCGCTCAGCGGCGGCTGCCAGCCCAAGGACAGTCCTGGCGGCGGCGGCCGAAGCGGCGGCTACGCCGTGGGCGGGCCAGCCTGCCCGCGCCCCCAGGCGGCTATCGGCGTGCAGCCGCAATTCAACGCCCAGGAACAGGAGATCCGCGCCCTCCGGCGTCAGGGGTTCCAGGGGGATTTCTTCGCGCAGATCGACCTGGCCCGGCGCTATTCCGGCCGTGACGCCCAGGAGAAGAACCTGGCCGATCCGGTGGAGTCCGCCGTCTGGTACGAGATGGCGCTGTCCAACCCCGACGGCTATGCGCCGATCGTCGCCGGCGTCGATCCCAAGAAGGGCAGCCGTGGCGGCGCGGGCAACAAGCTCAACGACTGCCGCGCGGCGGAACGCCGGGGCGCCTATCTGGCCCTCGACCGCATGCTCGACCGCATGAGTTCCGACGAGCGCCAGCAGGTGCGTGACCGAGTGATCTATGTGCTTTCCAGCCAGGGCGCCGCAGGCTTCCGCACCCTGGCGCGCCTGCACGACGCCGCCTTCGGTCCGTTCGGCGATCCGTCCGATGGCTCGCCGGTGGACGCCCGCGACCTGAACCAGGTCAAGCCGCCGGCCGCTGCGACCCTGTTCACCCGCAACGACGTCGACGTCTATCTGTACAACTACCTCGCCGCCCAGGACGGCGACGTCGCGGGCTATGTGATGCTGAAGGACTTCGAGAGGTCTTCGGCCGAGCGCGCCTCCCTGGGATCCGACGCCGAGGCCAAGGCGCGGCGCTGGGTGCCCCCTTACGAGTTCTATCCGCCCCAGGCGCCTGACAGCGGTGTGCCCCATTCCGACGAGGCGGCCACCCTGGGCGAGGCCGAGGGCGTGGCCCTGGCTCGTATCGATGAGCTGCCCTTCCAGCACGTGGGCGCGGCCCTGGCCTATCTGCAGGTGATCCCGCAACCGGTCGGGTCTCTGAGCCAGATTTCGCCCGGCGATGTCCAGACCTTCCAAGCCATGCTGGGACGTCCCACCACCGGGGTGTTCACCCCGCAGGAAAAGGTGCGCGCCATCCAGTACGCGGCGGTGAACGGATCGTCGCGGTCACAGCTGGCCCTGGCCGTCATGTACGCCGAGGGCGTGGGTGTGGCGCGGGACTATGCGCGCGCCTTCCACTGGTTCGCGGAGGCTGACCGGCAGGGTAGCGCCGAGGCCAAGTACGCCATGTCGACCTATTTCTCGCTTGGGGTCTCCGGCGTGGCCG
- a CDS encoding VWA domain-containing protein yields MAPAAPMAAPAIRDGAPTPAACEALGFPKADDRRDSYSRRGRIGGGVMYAPSMAMAPPPPPPPTPYPAARAAPMQEMLPAAVYRPGPMPGEVNTERYPNAQANPIKQTAQEPVSTFSVDVDTAAYANVRRFLNDGQSPPRHAVRVEELINYFDYGYAKPTDAQVPFKPFVAVTPSPWSTDRQIVHIGLQGYDIPRAQEPPLNLVFLIDTSGSMSAENKLPLARKALNLLVDQLRPQDRVSMVAYAGSAGAVLAPTSGREKLKMRCALGALESGGSTAGGQGLALAYDLAVQNFDAKAVNRVILMTDGDFNVGVADPAKLTDFVAAKRKSGVYLSVYGLGQGNYNDTLMQALAQNGNGTAGYIDTLNEARKSFRDDFSGSLFPIADDVKIQVEFNPRAVSEYRLIGYETRLLNREDFNNDRVDAGEVGSGTSVTALYEVTPAGARPSSDPLRYGASGPRAASGGEIAFLKVRYKLPGGQTSRLIERPIGVGDTYARVLDAPEATRWALAVAGFGQKLRGDPWLSPDFGWKAVGDLAQTARGSDPYGLRAEFVQLARAAGETKTVNESGN; encoded by the coding sequence GTGGCGCCCGCCGCTCCGATGGCCGCCCCGGCGATTCGAGACGGGGCGCCCACACCTGCCGCCTGCGAGGCCCTGGGCTTCCCCAAGGCCGATGATCGGCGTGATTCTTACAGTCGACGCGGCCGCATTGGCGGCGGCGTGATGTACGCACCCTCGATGGCCATGGCGCCGCCCCCGCCGCCCCCGCCCACGCCCTATCCGGCCGCCAGGGCCGCTCCTATGCAGGAGATGTTGCCCGCCGCCGTCTATCGGCCCGGCCCCATGCCTGGCGAGGTCAATACCGAACGCTACCCCAACGCCCAGGCCAACCCGATCAAGCAGACGGCCCAGGAGCCGGTCTCCACCTTCTCGGTGGATGTGGACACCGCCGCCTACGCCAACGTCCGTCGGTTCCTGAATGACGGCCAGAGCCCGCCCCGTCACGCGGTGCGGGTCGAGGAACTGATCAACTATTTCGACTATGGCTACGCAAAGCCCACCGACGCCCAGGTCCCCTTCAAACCCTTCGTCGCGGTGACCCCCTCCCCCTGGTCGACCGACCGCCAGATCGTCCACATCGGCCTGCAGGGCTACGACATCCCTCGCGCCCAGGAGCCGCCGCTCAACCTGGTGTTCCTGATCGACACGTCCGGCTCCATGTCGGCCGAGAACAAGCTGCCCCTGGCGCGGAAGGCCCTGAACCTGCTGGTGGACCAGCTCCGCCCCCAGGACCGGGTCTCCATGGTGGCCTATGCTGGCTCGGCGGGGGCTGTGCTGGCCCCGACCAGCGGGCGGGAGAAGCTGAAGATGCGCTGCGCGCTCGGCGCCCTGGAATCCGGGGGTTCCACCGCCGGCGGCCAAGGCTTGGCCCTGGCCTATGACCTGGCGGTGCAGAACTTCGACGCCAAGGCGGTCAACCGGGTGATCCTGATGACTGACGGCGACTTCAATGTCGGCGTCGCCGACCCCGCCAAGCTCACCGACTTCGTCGCCGCCAAGCGCAAGAGCGGGGTCTACCTCTCTGTCTACGGTCTGGGCCAGGGCAACTACAACGACACCCTGATGCAGGCCCTGGCTCAGAACGGCAACGGGACCGCCGGCTACATCGACACCCTGAACGAGGCGCGCAAGAGTTTCCGCGACGACTTCTCCGGCTCGCTGTTCCCCATCGCCGACGACGTGAAGATTCAGGTGGAGTTCAACCCCAGGGCGGTCAGCGAGTACCGGCTGATCGGCTACGAGACCCGGCTGTTGAACCGCGAGGACTTCAACAATGACCGAGTGGACGCCGGCGAGGTGGGCTCCGGCACGTCGGTCACCGCGCTCTATGAGGTGACGCCGGCCGGGGCCCGGCCTTCCAGCGACCCCCTTCGCTACGGCGCCTCGGGGCCTCGCGCCGCGTCCGGTGGCGAGATCGCCTTCCTGAAAGTCCGCTACAAGCTGCCGGGCGGTCAGACCTCCAGACTGATCGAACGGCCGATCGGCGTCGGCGACACCTATGCTCGGGTTCTCGACGCGCCCGAGGCGACCCGCTGGGCGCTCGCCGTCGCCGGGTTTGGCCAGAAGCTGCGCGGCGATCCCTGGCTGTCGCCCGACTTCGGCTGGAAGGCGGTGGGCGACCTGGCCCAGACCGCCCGTGGGTCAGACCCCTACGGCCTGAGAGCGGAGTTCGTGCAATTGGCGCGCGCCGCCGGGGAGACAAAAACCGTCAACGAATCGGGAAACTAA